A part of Setaria viridis chromosome 8, Setaria_viridis_v4.0, whole genome shotgun sequence genomic DNA contains:
- the LOC117833397 gene encoding uncharacterized protein yields the protein MGAASSTALAASSAAPVRTPLNHGWYLKVQIQQHVLYVAGGLLNNFASFKPPYTMEDTPPEEEIGTTLSSTERNKYMTIDSGDYLELSRTEKRILWTQEEDVKLMSSWLHNSTDSSIGADRKNE from the exons ATGGGAGCTGCTTCTTCAACGGCCCTGGCAGCTTCTTCGGCAGCGCCGGTCAGAACCCCGCTCAACCATGGATGGTACCTCAAAGTTCAGATCCAGCAACATG TTCTTTATGTCGCTGGTGGCTTGCTGAATAAT TTTGCCTCATTCAAGCCGCCGTACACTATGGAAGATACACcaccagaagaagaaataggcactACTCTTTCATCAACAGAAAGAAATAAGTATATGACTATTGACAGCGGGGATTACTTAGAGTTATCTAGGACTGAGAAGCGAATCCTTTGGACACAAGAAGAAGATGTCAAGCTG ATGAGCTCATGGCTGCACAATTCAACGGACTCAAGCATCGGCGCTGATAGGAAGAATGAATAA
- the LOC117833824 gene encoding cysteine-rich receptor-like protein kinase 8 isoform X3 produces the protein MADIALGSAVRVVNVALAIKTAVDTAKQNKKDCVEIGKLAALVNSHTERLKKKTEAMADPAMRDALEAMADCLDDALLLIAKCNGKCFLLRYLKASDMSKQLRRANDEISKKMLLGIFATCVDTNIALGQRSQYAGQAENPRSSQPRTDQASRPGVTKNDKGKTMVATVRRAESDPLSGIAQFSLSQLEAATNDFSEDSYDKRGYYKGVLLHNGLDVVAAIKKFSVSNDLELQHELSIRAKLQHRNIVKLLGYAKVEERPCFLVEEYMPNAKSLESIINASRLDWPSCFKIIQGIAKGLHYLHKQWVLYMDLKPASILVRSDMDPVIVNFGLSVVLDGDDDTIPGDALAGTLGYVAPEKIRRANVSLKSDVFSFGVILLEMITGRRVSPFDDLPEWSSIEMIRSMKGLFDPALADESQLMKINRCREVGLKCIEWDPKCRPTMADVLEMLNS, from the exons ATGGCCGATATCGCACTCGGCAGCGCGGTGAGGGTCGTGAATGTCGCGCTCGCCATCAAGACGGCTGTGGACACGGCTAAGCAGAACAAGAAGGATTGCGTGGAGATCGGCAAGCTTGCGGCTCTGGTCAACTCTCACACGGAGCGGCTCAAGAAGAAGACGGAGGCCATGGCGGACCCCGCGATGCGTGATGCGCTGGAGGCCATGGCGGATTGCCTCGACGACGCCCTCCTGCTCATCGCCAAGTGCAACGGCAAGTGCTTCCTGCTCCGTTATCTAAAGGCCAGCGATATGTCCAAGCAGCTGCGCCGGGCAAATGATGAGATATCAAAGAAAATGCTGCTGGGTATCTTTGCCACCTGTGTCGACACAAACATTGCTTTGGGCCAACGCTCACAG TATGCAGGACAGGCGGAAAATccacgaagtagtcaaccaagaACCGATCAAGCTAG CAGACCTGGAGTAACGAAAAACGACAAAGGGAAGACCATGGTAGCAACAGTAAGAAGGGCAGAGTCTGATCCCTTGTCAG GCATTGCACAGTTCAGTTTGTCTCAGTTGGAGGCTGCTACAAACGACTTCTCAGAAGATAGTTATGATAAAAGAGGCTACTACAAG GGTGTATTATTGCACAACGGACTAGATGTTGTAGCCGCCATCAAGAAGTTTTCAGTCTCTAATGATCTTGAACTGCAGCATGAGCTCAGTATTCGTGCAAAGCTTCAACACAGAAACATAGTTAAACTTTTGGGATATGCCAAAGTTGAAGAAAGGCCATGCTTTTTGGTCGAAGAATACATGCCGAATGCTAAAAGCTTGGAAAGCATTATTAATG CATCTCGTCTTGATTGGCCCTCCTGTTTCAAGATAATTCAGGGCATAGCAAAGGGCTTACATTACCTACATAAGCAGTGGGTTCTCTATATGGATTTGAAACCAGCCAGCATCCTCGTCCGTTCAGATATGGACCCTGTGATCGTCAATTTTGGATTATCTGTAGTGCtggatggtgatgatgatacgATCCCTGGGGACGCCTTAGCGGGCACATT GGGTTATGTCGCTCCAGAAAAAATTAGGCGAGCTAATGTATCATTGAAGTCCGATGTGTTCTCTTTTGGAGTCATCCTCTTGGAGATGATTACCGGCAGGAGAGTTTCACCATTCGATGATCTACCAGAATGG AGTTCAATTGAGATGATTAGATCAATGAAAGGGTTATTTGATCCGGCCCTAGCTGACGAGTCTCAGCTAATGAAGATTAACAGGTGTAGAGAGGTCGGATTGAAGTGCATTGAGTGGGATCCGAAATGTAGGCCTACCATGGCGGATGTTCTTGAGATGCTAAACAGCTAG
- the LOC117833824 gene encoding cysteine-rich receptor-like protein kinase 8 isoform X2 — protein sequence MADIALGSAVRVVNVALAIKTAVDTAKQNKKDCVEIGKLAALVNSHTERLKKKTEAMADPAMRDALEAMADCLDDALLLIAKCNGKCFLLRYLKASDMSKQLRRANDEISKKMLLGIFATCVDTNIALGQRSQYAGQAENPRSSQPRTDQARPGVTKNDKGKTMVATVRRAESDPLSGIAQFSLSQLEAATNDFSEDSYDKRGYYKGVLLHNGLDVVAAIKKFSVSNDLELQHELSIRAKLQHRNIVKLLGYAKVEERPCFLVEEYMPNAKSLESIINGMSPTSRLDWPSCFKIIQGIAKGLHYLHKQWVLYMDLKPASILVRSDMDPVIVNFGLSVVLDGDDDTIPGDALAGTLGYVAPEKIRRANVSLKSDVFSFGVILLEMITGRRVSPFDDLPEWSSIEMIRSMKGLFDPALADESQLMKINRCREVGLKCIEWDPKCRPTMADVLEMLNS from the exons ATGGCCGATATCGCACTCGGCAGCGCGGTGAGGGTCGTGAATGTCGCGCTCGCCATCAAGACGGCTGTGGACACGGCTAAGCAGAACAAGAAGGATTGCGTGGAGATCGGCAAGCTTGCGGCTCTGGTCAACTCTCACACGGAGCGGCTCAAGAAGAAGACGGAGGCCATGGCGGACCCCGCGATGCGTGATGCGCTGGAGGCCATGGCGGATTGCCTCGACGACGCCCTCCTGCTCATCGCCAAGTGCAACGGCAAGTGCTTCCTGCTCCGTTATCTAAAGGCCAGCGATATGTCCAAGCAGCTGCGCCGGGCAAATGATGAGATATCAAAGAAAATGCTGCTGGGTATCTTTGCCACCTGTGTCGACACAAACATTGCTTTGGGCCAACGCTCACAG TATGCAGGACAGGCGGAAAATccacgaagtagtcaaccaagaACCGATCAAGCTAG ACCTGGAGTAACGAAAAACGACAAAGGGAAGACCATGGTAGCAACAGTAAGAAGGGCAGAGTCTGATCCCTTGTCAG GCATTGCACAGTTCAGTTTGTCTCAGTTGGAGGCTGCTACAAACGACTTCTCAGAAGATAGTTATGATAAAAGAGGCTACTACAAG GGTGTATTATTGCACAACGGACTAGATGTTGTAGCCGCCATCAAGAAGTTTTCAGTCTCTAATGATCTTGAACTGCAGCATGAGCTCAGTATTCGTGCAAAGCTTCAACACAGAAACATAGTTAAACTTTTGGGATATGCCAAAGTTGAAGAAAGGCCATGCTTTTTGGTCGAAGAATACATGCCGAATGCTAAAAGCTTGGAAAGCATTATTAATGGCATGTCCCCAA CATCTCGTCTTGATTGGCCCTCCTGTTTCAAGATAATTCAGGGCATAGCAAAGGGCTTACATTACCTACATAAGCAGTGGGTTCTCTATATGGATTTGAAACCAGCCAGCATCCTCGTCCGTTCAGATATGGACCCTGTGATCGTCAATTTTGGATTATCTGTAGTGCtggatggtgatgatgatacgATCCCTGGGGACGCCTTAGCGGGCACATT GGGTTATGTCGCTCCAGAAAAAATTAGGCGAGCTAATGTATCATTGAAGTCCGATGTGTTCTCTTTTGGAGTCATCCTCTTGGAGATGATTACCGGCAGGAGAGTTTCACCATTCGATGATCTACCAGAATGG AGTTCAATTGAGATGATTAGATCAATGAAAGGGTTATTTGATCCGGCCCTAGCTGACGAGTCTCAGCTAATGAAGATTAACAGGTGTAGAGAGGTCGGATTGAAGTGCATTGAGTGGGATCCGAAATGTAGGCCTACCATGGCGGATGTTCTTGAGATGCTAAACAGCTAG
- the LOC117833824 gene encoding cysteine-rich receptor-like protein kinase 45 isoform X4 — translation MADIALGSAVRVVNVALAIKTAVDTAKQNKKDCVEIGKLAALVNSHTERLKKKTEAMADPAMRDALEAMADCLDDALLLIAKCNGKCFLLRYLKASDMSKQLRRANDEISKKMLLGIFATCVDTNIALGQRSQYAGQAENPRSSQPRTDQASRPGVTKNDKGKTMVATVRRAESDPLSGIAQFSLSQLEAATNDFSEDSYDKRGYYKGVLLHNGLDVVAAIKKFSVSNDLELQHELSIRAKLQHRNIVKLLGYAKVEERPCFLVEEYMPNAKSLESIINGMSPTSRLDWPSCFKIIQGIAKGLHYLHKQWVLYMDLKPASILVRSDMDPVIVNFGLSVVLDGDDDTIPGDALAGTLGYVAPEKIRRANVSLKSDVFSFGVILLEMITGRRVSPFDDLPEWAPARTTNFKKDNC, via the exons ATGGCCGATATCGCACTCGGCAGCGCGGTGAGGGTCGTGAATGTCGCGCTCGCCATCAAGACGGCTGTGGACACGGCTAAGCAGAACAAGAAGGATTGCGTGGAGATCGGCAAGCTTGCGGCTCTGGTCAACTCTCACACGGAGCGGCTCAAGAAGAAGACGGAGGCCATGGCGGACCCCGCGATGCGTGATGCGCTGGAGGCCATGGCGGATTGCCTCGACGACGCCCTCCTGCTCATCGCCAAGTGCAACGGCAAGTGCTTCCTGCTCCGTTATCTAAAGGCCAGCGATATGTCCAAGCAGCTGCGCCGGGCAAATGATGAGATATCAAAGAAAATGCTGCTGGGTATCTTTGCCACCTGTGTCGACACAAACATTGCTTTGGGCCAACGCTCACAG TATGCAGGACAGGCGGAAAATccacgaagtagtcaaccaagaACCGATCAAGCTAG CAGACCTGGAGTAACGAAAAACGACAAAGGGAAGACCATGGTAGCAACAGTAAGAAGGGCAGAGTCTGATCCCTTGTCAG GCATTGCACAGTTCAGTTTGTCTCAGTTGGAGGCTGCTACAAACGACTTCTCAGAAGATAGTTATGATAAAAGAGGCTACTACAAG GGTGTATTATTGCACAACGGACTAGATGTTGTAGCCGCCATCAAGAAGTTTTCAGTCTCTAATGATCTTGAACTGCAGCATGAGCTCAGTATTCGTGCAAAGCTTCAACACAGAAACATAGTTAAACTTTTGGGATATGCCAAAGTTGAAGAAAGGCCATGCTTTTTGGTCGAAGAATACATGCCGAATGCTAAAAGCTTGGAAAGCATTATTAATGGCATGTCCCCAA CATCTCGTCTTGATTGGCCCTCCTGTTTCAAGATAATTCAGGGCATAGCAAAGGGCTTACATTACCTACATAAGCAGTGGGTTCTCTATATGGATTTGAAACCAGCCAGCATCCTCGTCCGTTCAGATATGGACCCTGTGATCGTCAATTTTGGATTATCTGTAGTGCtggatggtgatgatgatacgATCCCTGGGGACGCCTTAGCGGGCACATT GGGTTATGTCGCTCCAGAAAAAATTAGGCGAGCTAATGTATCATTGAAGTCCGATGTGTTCTCTTTTGGAGTCATCCTCTTGGAGATGATTACCGGCAGGAGAGTTTCACCATTCGATGATCTACCAGAATGG GCTCCTGCACGGACTACAAATTTTAAGAAAGATAATTGTTAG
- the LOC117833824 gene encoding cysteine-rich receptor-like protein kinase 8 isoform X1 encodes MADIALGSAVRVVNVALAIKTAVDTAKQNKKDCVEIGKLAALVNSHTERLKKKTEAMADPAMRDALEAMADCLDDALLLIAKCNGKCFLLRYLKASDMSKQLRRANDEISKKMLLGIFATCVDTNIALGQRSQYAGQAENPRSSQPRTDQASRPGVTKNDKGKTMVATVRRAESDPLSGIAQFSLSQLEAATNDFSEDSYDKRGYYKGVLLHNGLDVVAAIKKFSVSNDLELQHELSIRAKLQHRNIVKLLGYAKVEERPCFLVEEYMPNAKSLESIINGMSPTSRLDWPSCFKIIQGIAKGLHYLHKQWVLYMDLKPASILVRSDMDPVIVNFGLSVVLDGDDDTIPGDALAGTLGYVAPEKIRRANVSLKSDVFSFGVILLEMITGRRVSPFDDLPEWSSIEMIRSMKGLFDPALADESQLMKINRCREVGLKCIEWDPKCRPTMADVLEMLNS; translated from the exons ATGGCCGATATCGCACTCGGCAGCGCGGTGAGGGTCGTGAATGTCGCGCTCGCCATCAAGACGGCTGTGGACACGGCTAAGCAGAACAAGAAGGATTGCGTGGAGATCGGCAAGCTTGCGGCTCTGGTCAACTCTCACACGGAGCGGCTCAAGAAGAAGACGGAGGCCATGGCGGACCCCGCGATGCGTGATGCGCTGGAGGCCATGGCGGATTGCCTCGACGACGCCCTCCTGCTCATCGCCAAGTGCAACGGCAAGTGCTTCCTGCTCCGTTATCTAAAGGCCAGCGATATGTCCAAGCAGCTGCGCCGGGCAAATGATGAGATATCAAAGAAAATGCTGCTGGGTATCTTTGCCACCTGTGTCGACACAAACATTGCTTTGGGCCAACGCTCACAG TATGCAGGACAGGCGGAAAATccacgaagtagtcaaccaagaACCGATCAAGCTAG CAGACCTGGAGTAACGAAAAACGACAAAGGGAAGACCATGGTAGCAACAGTAAGAAGGGCAGAGTCTGATCCCTTGTCAG GCATTGCACAGTTCAGTTTGTCTCAGTTGGAGGCTGCTACAAACGACTTCTCAGAAGATAGTTATGATAAAAGAGGCTACTACAAG GGTGTATTATTGCACAACGGACTAGATGTTGTAGCCGCCATCAAGAAGTTTTCAGTCTCTAATGATCTTGAACTGCAGCATGAGCTCAGTATTCGTGCAAAGCTTCAACACAGAAACATAGTTAAACTTTTGGGATATGCCAAAGTTGAAGAAAGGCCATGCTTTTTGGTCGAAGAATACATGCCGAATGCTAAAAGCTTGGAAAGCATTATTAATGGCATGTCCCCAA CATCTCGTCTTGATTGGCCCTCCTGTTTCAAGATAATTCAGGGCATAGCAAAGGGCTTACATTACCTACATAAGCAGTGGGTTCTCTATATGGATTTGAAACCAGCCAGCATCCTCGTCCGTTCAGATATGGACCCTGTGATCGTCAATTTTGGATTATCTGTAGTGCtggatggtgatgatgatacgATCCCTGGGGACGCCTTAGCGGGCACATT GGGTTATGTCGCTCCAGAAAAAATTAGGCGAGCTAATGTATCATTGAAGTCCGATGTGTTCTCTTTTGGAGTCATCCTCTTGGAGATGATTACCGGCAGGAGAGTTTCACCATTCGATGATCTACCAGAATGG AGTTCAATTGAGATGATTAGATCAATGAAAGGGTTATTTGATCCGGCCCTAGCTGACGAGTCTCAGCTAATGAAGATTAACAGGTGTAGAGAGGTCGGATTGAAGTGCATTGAGTGGGATCCGAAATGTAGGCCTACCATGGCGGATGTTCTTGAGATGCTAAACAGCTAG
- the LOC117866591 gene encoding heat shock cognate 70 kDa protein 2 — protein MAWKVPDTAIGIDLGTTYSCVGVWQNGRVEIVANDQGNRTTPSYVAFTSSNRLIGDGAKNQAEMNPANTIFDSKRLIGRRFTDASVQNDIKHWPFKVISGPEDKPMIVVKYKGVEHQFAAEEISSMVLVKMRETAEAYLGSTVKDAVVTVPACSTDLQRQATWNAGVLANLNVMRIITEPTAAAMAYGLHNKVTEWGDQLENALVFDLGGGTFDVSLVVIESFMFEVKATAGDPHLGGEDFDNRMVNYFVQEFKRKKKKDISGNPRALRRLRTACERAKRTLSSTKETVIEISCLYEDIDFYSTITRARFEELNMDLFRKCMEIVEDCLSDARMDMSSVHAVVLIGGSSRIPKIQQLLQELFNGKELYKSINPDEAVAYGAAFQAAILSGQNYDNENSIIDLLLLDATPLSLGLGTKGGDMTVVIPRNTSIPTLKEIVISTDYDNQPCIRIQVYEGEGTKTCDNNLLGEFEFSIPPASKGVPQIIVRFGIDANGILDVSAKDETTGQKKEVTINKRFHLKQ, from the exons ATGGCCTGGAAAGTCCCTGATACTGCCATTGGGATCGATCTTGGCACGACCTACTCCTGCGTCGGCGTCTGGCAGAACGGCCGCGTCGAGATCGTCGCCAACGACCAAGGCAACAGAACCACCCCATCTTACGTTGCCTTCACCAGCTCCAATCGCCTCATCGGAGATGGGGCCAAGAACCAGGCCGAAATGAACCCGGCTAACACAATCTTCG ATTCCAAGCGGCTCATTGGTAGGAGATTTACTGATGCTTCTGTACAGAATGACATTAAGCACTGGCCCTTCAAGGTCATTTCTGGACCTGAAGACAAGCCTATGATTGTTGTTAAATACAAGGGTGTGGAGCATCAATTCGCAGCTGAAGAGATTTCCTCAATGGTTCTCGTCAAGATGCGGGAGACTGCTGAAGCCTACCTTGGCAGCACCGTCAAGGATGCTGTTGTCACTGTTCCTGCTTGCTCCACCGACTTGCAGCGGCAGGCCACCTGGAATGCAGGAGTGCTTGCTAATCTTAATGTAATGCGTATCATCACTGAGCCGACTGCTGCTGCTATGGCTTATGGCCTTCACAACAAGGTTACCGAGTGGGGTGATCAGTTAGAGAATGCTCTCGTCTTTGACCTTGGAGGTGGTACCTTTGATGTCTCCCTTGTCGTTATCGAGTCTTTTATGTTTGAGGTCAAGGCCACAGCTGGCGACCCTCACCTTGGTGGTGAGGACTTTGACAACCGCATGGTGAACTACTTTGTCCAAGAGTTTAagcgaaagaagaagaaggacatcAGTGGCAACCCCAGGGCTCTTAGGAGACTGAGGACAGCCTGCGAGAGGGCGAAGAGGACGCTCTCCTCCACTAAAGAGACCGTCATTGAGATCAGTTGTTTGTATGAGGACATCGACTTCTACTCAACCATCACCCGTGCCAGGTTTGAGGAGCTCAACATGGATCTCTTCAGGAAGTGTATGGAGATTGTGGAGGACTGCCTCAGTGATGCTCGCATGGACATGAGCTCAGTTCATGCTGTTGTTCTTATTGGTGGCTCCTCTAGAATTCCAAAGATTCAGCAGCTTCTCCAGGAGCTCTTCAACGGGAAGGAGCTTTATAAGAGCATCAACCCTGACGAAGCTGTTGCCTATGGTGCTGCTTTCCAGGCTGCCATTTTGAGTGGACAGAACTACGACAATGAGAATTCGATTATCGACCTCCTTTTGTTGGATGCTACCCCACTTTCTCTTGGTTTGGGGACGAAAGGGGGCGACATGACAGTGGTGATTCCAAGGAACACGTCGATCCCCACCTTGAAGGAGATAGTCATATCTACCGACTATGACAACCAACCTTGTATCCGTATCCAGGTTTACGAGGGTGAAGGGACCAAGACTTGCGACAATAACCTGTTGGGCGAGTTTGAGTTCTCCATTCCTCCAGCATCCAAAGGCGTTCCACAAATAATTGTGCGCTTCGGGATCGATGCCAACGGTATCCTGGATGTCTCTGCCAAGGACGAAACCACTGGCCAGAAGAAGGAGGTCACCATCAACAAGAGGTTCCATTTAAAACAATAA
- the LOC117834635 gene encoding probable E3 ubiquitin-protein ligase ARI5 — protein sequence MASGYNSVDGESSCNKRGERDGESSCNKRHEIDSYCMEDDGEDCIYEYDDDDASGGDYDYGEDADEYMSDAEETKVHVAPVTYVVLTEDDVLKRQAEDTAGIAEVLSIPPAFAAFLLRRYKWMPSNLQDDWFSDDRLVRDAAGLPADGSAPVVATALSPWPLICAICFDRYPAGATRSASCSSHFYCDDCWRGYVGAAVGDGPRCLSLRCPDPACSAAVVRGLVDAVAGAADRERYARFALRSYVEESGGRIKWCPGAGCSRAVEFVGCAGYDATDVFCKCRHGFCWSCGEEAHRPVSCGTVRAWLAKNKSDSETVNWMLANTKLCPKCRRAIEKNHGCNHMSCPCGHHFCWLCFQPAGTREHYACQGDTYRPRLNAAGSKAAVETKEEATARQARASLDRYLFHYERWAGNLKSLEKARQDMDKLERSELEEMAAVVGVKAVTELEFVTEAYEEIVYGRRVLRWAHAYGYYLDPERDGKKRELFDYLQVEANSSLERLHKCAEVDRKEIFCCDGEGEAADVSKVIKDYKKVFKDYRDRMVNLTVASRTFMGNLVKAFETDLPEVYTMKNF from the coding sequence ATGGCATCCGGCTACAACAGCGTCGACGGCGAGAGCTCCTGCAACAAGAGAGGCGAAAGAGACGGCGAGAGCTCCTGCAACAAGAGACACGAAATAGACAGCTACTGCatggaggacgacggcgaggatTGCATCTATGAATACGACGACGATGATGCCAGCGGCGGCGACTACGACTACGGCGAAGATGCAGATGAATACATGAGCGACGCGGAGGAAACAAAGGTCCACGTCGCCCCAGTGACGTACGTCGTCCTAACCGAGGACGACGTCCTCAAACGGCAGGCGGAGGACACGGCCGGCATCGCCGAGGTCCTCTCGATCCCGCCGGCGTTCGCAgccttcctcctccggcgataCAAATGGATGCCCTCTAACCTCCAGGACGACTGGTTCTCGGACGACCGCCtcgtccgcgacgccgccggcctgccGGCGGACGGCAGCGCCCCCGTCGTCGCCACGGCGCTCAGCCCCTGGCCGCTCATCTGCGCCATCTGCTTCGACCGGTACCCCGCCGGTGCGACGAGATCGGCGTCGTGCTCCTCCCACTTCTACTGCGACGATTGCTGGCGCGGGtacgtcggcgccgccgtcggcgacggCCCCCGGTGCCTCTCGCTGCGGTGCCCGGACCcggcctgctccgccgccgtcgtccgtgGCCTCGTCGACGCGGTCGCCGGGGCCGCCGACAGGGAGCGGTACGCGCGGTTCGCGCTCCGATCGTACGTGGAGGAGAGCGGTGGCCGGATCAAGTGGTGCCCCGGCGCCGGCTGCTCCCGCGCCGTCGAGTTCGTCGGCTGCGCCGGCTACGACGCCACGGACGTGTTCTGCAAGTGCAGGCACGGCTTCTGCTGGAGCTGCGGCGAGGAGGCCCACCGGCCGGTGTCGTGCGGCACGGTGCGCGCGTGGCTGGCGAAGAACAAGTCCGACTCGGAGACGGTGAACTGGATGCTGGCCAACACTAAGCTCTGCCCAAAGTGCCGGCGCGCGATCGAGAAGAACCATGGCTGCAACCACATGAGTTGCCCCTGCGGCCACCACTTCTGCTGGCTCTGCTTCCAGCCGGCGGGGACGCGGGAGCACTACGCCTGCCAGGGCGACACCTACCGGCCGCGGTTGAACGCCGCCGGCAGCAAGGCCGCCGTCGAGACCaaggaggaggcgacggcgcggcAGGCCAGGGCGTCGCTGGACAGGTACCTGTTCCACTACGAGCGGTGGGCGGGCAACCTCAAGTCGCTGGAGAAGGCGCGCCAGGACATGGACAAGCTGGAGAGGTCGGAGCTCGAGGAGATGGCCGCGGTGGTCGGCGTCAAGGCGGTGACGGAGCTCGAATTCGTGACCGAGGCGTACGAGGAGATCGTTTATGGCCGGCGGGTGCTGCGGTGGGCGCACGCGTACGGCTACTATCTGGACCCGGAGCGCGACGGGAAGAAGCGCGAGCTGTTCGACTACCTGCAGGTCGAGGCCAACTCGTCGCTGGAGCGCCTGCACAAGTGCGCCGAGGTGGACAGGAAGGAGATCTTCTGCTGCGATGGCGAGGGTGAGGCCGCCGATGTCTCGAAGGTGATCAAAGATTACAAGAAGGTGTTCAAAGATTACAGGGATAGGATGGTGAACTTGACCGTGGCGTCGCGGACCTTCATGGGGAACCTTGTGAAGGCATTTGAGACCGATCTGCCCGAGGTCTATACAATGAAGAACTTCTAG